Within the Thermosynechococcus sichuanensis E542 genome, the region TGGGGGCGTGTCAATAACCAATAGTTAGTGACAATCATCTTGCCGAGGTAGCGTGTGCTCACTTCCGTAATTTTCTGAAAGTACTGATAATACTCAGACAGGGTTGTGGCCTCATGGCTGAAACTGGGGGAAGCAGGTACCTCTTTGGGTTCAACTAACTGACTAAAGAAGGACATCAAATCCGCTAAGGCATTGTGGGAGACAGGCAATTTAATACCAATCAGGTCAAAAATTTTCTGCTCAATGTGCTGAAGCTGGTGGGTTTGATGTGGCTCGTTAACTTTTATTTTTTGATGTAACTCAATCAGGAATTCTAATTGATTCAGTTGCGGATATGTTAAATGATCTAAATTGATGTAACGCTCTAGGTATTCTTCCTCAATGCTCAGTGGGTGGGTGTCACGACTGACATAGGGCTGAATTGCAGGATGCTCTGCCAGTAAGCGCCGCACATAGTAACGAGTAACTGGAGAAATATTCATAGCGGAAACCCTCACAATTGGGACAACATATGGCAACCACAGGTGGAGAGGCACCTGAGATCCAAGTACTTTCGGGTATGCAAGTGGTCAGTAAAGGGGGATACTTCAGGGATACTTAATACTTGTTTAACAAACGCAGGACTAGGAAAACTGATTAATATAGCCAAATAATTATTCAAAAAACCAATCATCGTCATCAGGGAAACACCAATCACTTCAGATTAACAAGTTAATTAACTGAATTTAAGTTAAAGAGAACCCTAACTGCGTTGAATGAAATATATTTCTGTTATAAATTCTGAGATCTGAGATCGTCAAGTATTGATTGATACAAAGAGTTTTTATGTCACCGTTCTGTAACATGGCCGCTACATGACACTGCAAAATTTAAGAAACGATTCACAATAGTTCATATTGAGCCTAAATTTGGTAGTGAAGGCTACAAGTGCTGTCAATAGGGCTGCAATAACTATTTGTTTTTTTTATATTCTGATTACAACTCTTTACACTGATTTTTATTACTCGCAGCAGCTCCATTTCTGTACATGGACGGGGATCATTCATGCCCCTTGCTTGTAGGGGTGATCAGCAAAGATCAGCAAAGATTATAGTCAGAAAATTTCTGGGGCGATCGCGGCTAGTCTGCCAATCAAGCAGTGCCATGCGCTGTGCCTAGAAATCAGCGATGATCGTTTTACGCCTTCCCTCGATGCTGTTTAAATACTGTTTAAACTCTCATTTTGTTATTGAGCTGCCTATGCTTGCTGTTTATCCCGGAAGTTTTGATCCCATTACCTTAGGGCACTTGGATATTATTGAACGGGGTGCGCGTCTCTTTAGTGAAGTGATTGTGGCGATCGCCCATAACCCCCAGAAAAAAGCCCTCTTTAGCGTCAGCCAACGGATTAAGCAAGTACAGGCGGCTACCGTTCACCTAAAAAATGTGCGGGTGGATACCTTTGATGGTCTGACGGTGGAGTACGCGCGATCGCAACAGGCAACGGTTCTTCTGCGGGGGCTGCGGGTTCTGTCGGACTTTGAGTATGAGCTTCAGATGTCCCACACCAATAAAAGCCTCTGGCCAGAGATTGAGACCGTGTTCCTCACCACGTCCAATGAGTATAGTTTCTTAAGTAGTAGCTTAGTAAAAGAAATTGCCCGATTTGGCGGTAATGTTCGTCATCTCGTACCAGCCACTGTTGCCAAGGATTTAGAAGCATGCTTTACTCAAACGCCGATCCCATCTCAACAACCACTGGAGTAAATGAAGCGCTTGATGTCCCTTCCGTACCGCTGGAACTCCTGCAACAACTGCAAAAGCTGGAAGAACTCCTGATTCTCGAAGGGACGAAGATCCCGCTGACGGGACGCAAACTCATTGATGAAGAGCAGATCCTGAATCAGCTTGCCCACATTGAACAGGCGATCCCCGAATCAGTGAAGACAGCGCAGCGGATCCTCAATCAACGGGATGAGATCATTAAAAAAGCCCAGCACCGCGCCCAAGAAATTATCCGTGCCGCAGAGCAACGTGCCGCCCAAATTGCTGATGAACTGCGGATTCGCCAGCAGGCAGAACTCGAAGCCCAGAAAATTCGCCAGCAGGTGCAGCAAGAGGTGGAGTTTATGCGCCAGCGCGCGATCGAGGAAATCAATCTACTACGGCAAAACACAGAAAAAGAATTGGCTCATCTGCGCCAAGTGACCCGCCATGAATGTCAGGAGCGGCAACAGGAGGCCGATGCCTATGCCGATCGCACCCTTGCGGAAATGGAACGCCAATTCAAGGAAATGCTAGCGGTGATTCAAAACGGGCGCCAATACCTGAAGCAGCACCAGGCCCACCGTCAACCCTAGGAAACCCTCAATAGGGCTAGCCCCAATTCAATTGTCGCGCTAGCGGGCTTTTACAGGCTCTAGGGTAAAGAAGGTTTGAAAAATTTGGGTATCCACCTCATTCATTTGCTGCTGCAAGTGATCGAGGAATTCGTGCATGCCTTGACCAATAATTTCATCAATCGTCAAATAGTCCAGTTGCGATCGCAGGCGTCCCAGTTGCCGTTCCACAGGCTGATGCCAACTCCCCAAGGGCGTCCCTGTAATTTTGTAGAGGGATTTTTCCACCTGCAATAGACAAAAGCGAATTGCGCGCGGAAACTCGGCATCGAGAATCAAAAACTCTGCTACCCCTGCGGGGGTAATCCGATGGGAACCCCGTTTACGGTACATCTCATAGGCACTAGCAGACTTCAGGAGGGCAATCCAGCCCAACTCATCAATGGGCGTGCCCACATCCTCCACCGAGGGCAACAGCAGATAGTATTTCACGTCAAGAATCCGCGAGGTCTTATCAGCTCGCTCCAGTAGCCGTCCCATTTGGCCAAAGTGCCACGCTTCATTATGGCTCATCGTGCTATCCATCACGCCAGCAAAGAGATGACTGGCCTGTTTGACTTGCGCCAAAAAACTGGCAGTTTCCACTTGATCGGGGGCTTTAGCCGCCTCGCGCACCATTGTGTAGAAGGCATTCACCTGCTGCCACATTTCTGAGGAAATCACCTCGCGAATGGATGTGGCATTCTCCCGTGCCGCCCGCAGACAGGAGATGATCGAGTTGGGATAGCTGGTGTCAAAGGTGAGGAACTGAATCACATTTTCAGCCGTGGCCGTGCCGTAGTGCTCCTGAAAAAAGGGCAAATCCCCCGTTGTTAACACGAGGGGATCCCATTGACTTGAAAGACTGGTGGGCAGATCCAGCAGCATATTCAAGTTGACATCAACAAAACGAGCAATATTCTCTGCCCGCTCAATGTAGCGATTTAACCAATAGACCGCATCGGCAACACGACTTAACATATACTGGCAAGCATTGACTCTCTGCCCACTCTAGCAACCTTTGCCTGTCTTGAGTATATGCAGCAAACCCGTCTCAATACCCTGCTTGATCGTCTAGGCGCTGGAATTCAGGAGCAATTAAAAAATCCGTGGCGACGGCTCGCAACACTGAGCATTGCGGTTCTCTTTGGGGTGTTCTTGGGTTTGGCCATTTCCTCTAGTGCAGGTCAACTGGGCTACTTGGATATTGTCGCCTCAGCCGTGGTGGCCATTGCTGCCGAAGTGATCAGTGCTCTGTTCTATAGCGATCGCTGGAAACTGCGGCAAACTCTCTTCGGCGAAATTCTCAATGCCCTGAAGTTTGGTCTGCTGTATGGCTTGTTCCTCGTTGCCTTCCTTTTGGGAAGTTAGATACCAATGAAATTGAGGACATCTGAATGAGTATTGCCGCAATCTTAATCGCGATTCCCGACAATGAACCGCCAGCAAACCTTGAAGCGCTCATCGCAGCCGCAGAAGAGGGAGAGTTGCCCAGTTGCATCCTAGAAACCGCATGGCACGGTCTGCATTGGTTATTCACCGGCACTGCCGATGGGGGTGACGAACCTTGGTGCTATCTCCTCAAAGGGGGAACAGAAATGACTATTGAAGACATGGTGGAAAGTGTGCCCCGTTTCCTCGATCGCCATCAGGTCGATGCTTGGCATCAAGCACTGCAATCTGTAACTGAAACGACCCTAGCCCAACGTTTTGACCCAGAGGCAATGGCTGCCGCCCACATCTATCCCACCTCTTTTTGGAGCCGCAGCGACCAAGAGCCTTGGCAACTTCTTTGGCAATCCTATAGCGATCTACGGGACTTTTTAGCAAACCAGCAAGGGGCAGGGGTACTCATTTACTTTGCTTAGTAGAGGCTGGCGTCTCCTTGTTAACACCCTATCTAAGAAAAGGGCTGTAATTTGAGTACAATAGTGGGATGCCAACGGCGCCTTGTCCCGTTGGTACGGCGTTTACCCTAGGTTGATCACTGCCTGCTATGGTTCAAGAGCGTAGTCTGCCCTCTTTGTCCATTCCCCAAACCACGATTACCCGTGAGCAGGGGTTAATGCTCTATGAGGATATGGTACTGGGGCGCACCTTTGAAGATAAGTGTGCCGAAATGTACTACCGGGGGCGGATGTTTGGCTTTGTCCA harbors:
- the coaD gene encoding pantetheine-phosphate adenylyltransferase; the protein is MLAVYPGSFDPITLGHLDIIERGARLFSEVIVAIAHNPQKKALFSVSQRIKQVQAATVHLKNVRVDTFDGLTVEYARSQQATVLLRGLRVLSDFEYELQMSHTNKSLWPEIETVFLTTSNEYSFLSSSLVKEIARFGGNVRHLVPATVAKDLEACFTQTPIPSQQPLE
- a CDS encoding ATP synthase F0 subunit B → MLYSNADPISTTTGVNEALDVPSVPLELLQQLQKLEELLILEGTKIPLTGRKLIDEEQILNQLAHIEQAIPESVKTAQRILNQRDEIIKKAQHRAQEIIRAAEQRAAQIADELRIRQQAELEAQKIRQQVQQEVEFMRQRAIEEINLLRQNTEKELAHLRQVTRHECQERQQEADAYADRTLAEMERQFKEMLAVIQNGRQYLKQHQAHRQP
- a CDS encoding alpha-E domain-containing protein; this translates as MLSRVADAVYWLNRYIERAENIARFVDVNLNMLLDLPTSLSSQWDPLVLTTGDLPFFQEHYGTATAENVIQFLTFDTSYPNSIISCLRAARENATSIREVISSEMWQQVNAFYTMVREAAKAPDQVETASFLAQVKQASHLFAGVMDSTMSHNEAWHFGQMGRLLERADKTSRILDVKYYLLLPSVEDVGTPIDELGWIALLKSASAYEMYRKRGSHRITPAGVAEFLILDAEFPRAIRFCLLQVEKSLYKITGTPLGSWHQPVERQLGRLRSQLDYLTIDEIIGQGMHEFLDHLQQQMNEVDTQIFQTFFTLEPVKAR
- a CDS encoding DUF565 domain-containing protein; amino-acid sequence: MQQTRLNTLLDRLGAGIQEQLKNPWRRLATLSIAVLFGVFLGLAISSSAGQLGYLDIVASAVVAIAAEVISALFYSDRWKLRQTLFGEILNALKFGLLYGLFLVAFLLGS
- a CDS encoding DUF1877 family protein, which gives rise to MSIAAILIAIPDNEPPANLEALIAAAEEGELPSCILETAWHGLHWLFTGTADGGDEPWCYLLKGGTEMTIEDMVESVPRFLDRHQVDAWHQALQSVTETTLAQRFDPEAMAAAHIYPTSFWSRSDQEPWQLLWQSYSDLRDFLANQQGAGVLIYFA